A part of Cystobacter ferrugineus genomic DNA contains:
- a CDS encoding TatD family hydrolase: protein MKLVDSHCHFDRSDAERVNAALERARAAGLVHAIIVGQFQGPGDWGAALEIAAAHPDFFTPTLGIHPHDAAKATEADFEHLARTCAQPELKAVGEAGLDYYYDHSPREVQAQVFRRQCALARELGKPLVVHVRDAHEDCEAILKEEGVRQGVIHCFTGDMDAARRYLELGFLLSLSGVVTYKKTEALQDAVRFAPLDRLMVETDSPYLAPVPYRGKKNEPSYVVETARKVAELKGVSVEQVAEVTTANAAALFGFRV, encoded by the coding sequence ATGAAGCTCGTGGATTCGCACTGTCACTTCGATCGTTCCGACGCCGAGCGGGTCAACGCCGCGCTGGAGCGCGCCCGGGCCGCGGGCCTGGTGCATGCCATCATCGTCGGCCAGTTCCAGGGGCCGGGAGACTGGGGCGCGGCGCTGGAGATCGCCGCCGCCCATCCGGACTTCTTCACGCCCACGCTCGGCATCCACCCGCATGACGCGGCGAAGGCCACCGAGGCGGACTTCGAGCACCTGGCGCGCACCTGTGCCCAGCCGGAGCTCAAGGCGGTGGGAGAGGCGGGGCTGGACTACTACTACGACCATTCGCCCCGGGAGGTGCAGGCCCAGGTGTTCCGCCGGCAGTGCGCCCTGGCGCGCGAGCTGGGCAAGCCGCTCGTGGTGCACGTGCGCGACGCACACGAGGACTGCGAGGCCATCCTCAAGGAAGAGGGCGTGCGGCAGGGCGTCATCCACTGCTTCACCGGGGACATGGACGCGGCGCGGCGCTACCTGGAGCTGGGCTTCCTGCTGTCGCTGTCGGGCGTCGTCACCTACAAGAAGACCGAGGCGCTCCAGGACGCCGTGCGCTTCGCGCCGTTGGATCGGTTGATGGTGGAGACGGACAGCCCGTACCTGGCGCCGGTGCCCTACCGGGGCAAGAAGAACGAGCCCTCGTACGTGGTCGAGACGGCGAGGAAGGTGGCCGAGCTCAAGGGCGTCTCCGTCGAGCAGGTGGCCGAGGTGACGACGGCCAACGCGGCGGCGCTGTTCGGCTTCCGCGTGTAG
- a CDS encoding adenylate/guanylate cyclase domain-containing protein has product MCCLQCNQESPEGAKFCSGCGTPLAALCGDCGAPNQLDARFCGQCSAPLGAKPPPVGACAPEAERRQLSVLFCDLVGSTALSERLDPEDLREVMRAYQACAARVIARHDGHIAQYLGDGLLVYFGYPVAHEDEGLRAVRAGLEILQDVAALDARGQRLQVRIGIHTGLTVVGEVGGGKFREQLALGETPNLAARVQSMAEPDTLVISATTSRLVRGFFALEDLGEHGLKGLSRATRLYRVLHETGARSRMDAATADGFTPFVGREHELEVLAGHWSRAAAGSGQVVCIRGEPGIGKSRLLKMLGSRLPEGEHFLLECRCLPYYQNSALYPVMELFERHLELRRLPSPAEKLARLREFLAGYGLGSPEALGLMASLLSLPLAANPVLEIPAQKKRHRTLELLGALLCGFAEQRPLVFVLEDLHWADPSTLELTQLLVERTHSERVLCLFTTRPGFHVDWATVPHLHALDMLPLEPGEAAVMVAHITGNKSLPAELERQVLARSGGTPLFVEELIKAILEAGVLRERENRYELLGRVPDGLIPVSVHDSLMARIDRLGPSKPVAQLAATLGREFRYEVLKAVAGKEDEVLQEHLSRLLESELVYQQGALPEAVFTFKHALIRDAAYESLLRKTRKQYHQRIAQTLQHEFPEVADTQPELMASHYEGAELPRDAIREWEKAGQRAMVRGANREAIAHLRRALTLLEQLPDEPERLELELPMQLELAAALMAIDGWASPVVEAASCRARDLCYVLGDQERLLPALWCLWTFHFIGGDLEPALETARHVMDLAWGSKQGLPRLLAHYAMGQTHLFRGEFLDARWHGEQGLLLFDLEQERIITGRFQLSPTMNCQYTLAASLWMLGYRDQGERVLEEMFTLSRTLGHLPSIASAMGPSLMLRHYQQDVERTWRTAQELFVLSNEQGFRLWEAVSFMYRAWAHARRGDARTGITELRQGIQRFRDIGGGLALTGMFVMLGEVLMLAGQYEDALDALAEGMRNATTRGEHLCEPELHRLRGEVLRRRDRTSRDAARESFQQAIRLARHQRAWSLELRAVLSLCKMLDEDGQRVEAGELLRDIYSGFTEGLNTPDLCEARALLERLRLQAG; this is encoded by the coding sequence ATGTGCTGTTTGCAATGCAATCAGGAGAGTCCCGAGGGCGCGAAGTTCTGCTCGGGGTGCGGCACCCCGCTGGCCGCCCTGTGTGGGGACTGTGGCGCCCCCAATCAGTTGGACGCCAGGTTCTGTGGCCAGTGTTCCGCTCCGCTCGGCGCGAAGCCGCCTCCCGTCGGGGCTTGCGCTCCCGAGGCGGAACGCCGGCAACTCTCCGTGCTGTTCTGCGATCTGGTGGGTTCCACGGCGCTCTCCGAACGGCTGGATCCCGAGGACTTGCGTGAGGTGATGCGCGCCTACCAGGCGTGCGCCGCCAGGGTGATTGCCCGTCATGACGGCCACATCGCCCAGTACCTGGGGGATGGACTGCTCGTCTACTTCGGCTATCCGGTGGCCCATGAGGACGAGGGGCTGCGTGCTGTCCGCGCCGGTCTGGAAATCCTTCAGGATGTCGCCGCGCTGGACGCCCGGGGCCAACGGCTTCAGGTCCGTATTGGTATCCACACCGGCCTGACGGTGGTGGGCGAGGTGGGGGGTGGGAAGTTCCGCGAGCAGCTGGCGCTCGGGGAAACCCCCAACCTGGCGGCGCGTGTGCAGTCCATGGCGGAGCCGGATACCCTCGTCATCAGCGCGACCACCAGCCGCCTGGTGCGTGGCTTCTTCGCCCTGGAGGACCTGGGCGAGCACGGACTCAAGGGGCTGTCTCGCGCGACCCGGCTCTACCGGGTGTTGCACGAGACGGGCGCGAGGAGCCGCATGGACGCGGCCACCGCGGATGGGTTCACCCCCTTCGTCGGCCGCGAGCACGAGCTGGAGGTGCTCGCCGGGCACTGGTCTCGCGCCGCTGCTGGAAGCGGTCAGGTGGTCTGCATCCGAGGCGAGCCGGGTATCGGCAAGTCGCGCCTGCTCAAGATGCTGGGCAGCAGGCTCCCGGAGGGAGAGCACTTCCTGCTCGAGTGCCGCTGCCTGCCCTACTACCAGAACAGTGCCTTGTATCCGGTGATGGAGCTGTTCGAGCGGCATCTCGAGCTGCGCAGGCTGCCCTCGCCCGCGGAGAAGCTGGCCCGGCTGCGGGAGTTTCTCGCCGGGTATGGACTCGGCTCCCCGGAGGCGCTGGGGCTGATGGCCTCGCTCTTGTCCCTTCCGCTCGCGGCCAATCCGGTGCTGGAGATTCCGGCCCAGAAGAAGCGCCATCGCACCCTGGAGCTTCTGGGCGCGCTGCTCTGCGGGTTCGCCGAGCAGCGGCCGTTGGTCTTCGTGCTGGAGGACCTGCACTGGGCGGATCCCTCGACGCTGGAGCTGACGCAGCTCCTGGTCGAGCGGACGCATTCGGAGCGAGTGCTGTGCCTGTTCACCACCCGCCCCGGGTTTCATGTGGACTGGGCCACGGTGCCGCACCTGCATGCGTTGGACATGCTCCCGCTGGAGCCTGGCGAGGCGGCCGTGATGGTGGCCCACATCACGGGCAACAAGTCCCTGCCCGCCGAGCTGGAGCGTCAGGTGCTGGCGCGCAGCGGGGGCACCCCGTTGTTCGTGGAGGAGCTGATCAAGGCCATCCTGGAGGCAGGGGTGCTGCGTGAGCGGGAGAACCGTTATGAGCTGCTCGGGCGTGTTCCCGATGGGCTCATCCCCGTCTCCGTGCATGACTCGCTGATGGCGAGGATCGACCGCCTGGGCCCGAGCAAGCCGGTGGCCCAGCTCGCGGCCACCCTGGGGCGCGAGTTCCGTTACGAAGTGCTCAAGGCGGTGGCTGGCAAGGAAGACGAGGTGCTCCAGGAGCATCTGTCCAGGCTGCTGGAGAGTGAGCTGGTGTACCAACAGGGCGCGCTGCCCGAGGCTGTCTTCACCTTCAAGCACGCGCTCATCCGGGACGCCGCCTATGAGTCGCTGTTGCGCAAGACCCGGAAGCAGTACCACCAGCGGATCGCCCAGACGCTTCAGCACGAGTTCCCCGAGGTGGCCGATACCCAGCCGGAGCTCATGGCGAGCCACTATGAGGGCGCGGAACTGCCGCGGGACGCCATCCGTGAATGGGAGAAGGCGGGCCAGCGCGCCATGGTGCGTGGGGCCAACCGCGAGGCCATCGCCCACCTGCGGCGTGCGCTCACGCTGCTGGAGCAGCTTCCGGATGAGCCCGAGCGGCTCGAGCTGGAGTTGCCCATGCAACTGGAACTCGCGGCGGCGCTGATGGCGATCGATGGTTGGGCCTCGCCCGTGGTGGAAGCGGCGTCCTGCCGTGCTCGTGACCTCTGCTATGTCCTGGGCGATCAGGAGCGCTTGCTGCCCGCATTGTGGTGCCTGTGGACGTTCCATTTCATCGGGGGCGATCTGGAGCCCGCGTTGGAAACGGCACGGCATGTCATGGATCTCGCATGGGGCTCGAAGCAGGGACTGCCGAGACTCCTCGCGCACTACGCCATGGGCCAGACGCATCTGTTCCGCGGCGAGTTCCTCGATGCCCGCTGGCATGGTGAGCAGGGCCTGTTGCTCTTCGATCTCGAGCAGGAGCGCATCATCACCGGACGGTTCCAGCTCTCCCCGACGATGAACTGCCAGTACACCCTGGCGGCGAGCCTGTGGATGCTCGGTTACCGGGACCAGGGAGAGCGGGTGCTGGAGGAGATGTTCACCCTGTCCCGGACCCTGGGACACCTGCCCAGCATCGCCAGCGCCATGGGGCCCAGCCTCATGCTGCGCCACTACCAGCAAGACGTCGAACGCACCTGGCGAACAGCGCAGGAGTTGTTCGTCCTCTCGAATGAACAGGGCTTCCGGCTCTGGGAGGCGGTCTCATTCATGTACCGCGCCTGGGCTCACGCCAGACGGGGGGACGCGAGGACCGGCATCACGGAGTTGCGGCAGGGCATCCAGCGCTTTCGAGACATTGGTGGGGGGCTCGCCCTCACGGGGATGTTCGTCATGCTGGGCGAGGTGTTGATGCTGGCGGGCCAGTACGAGGATGCGCTCGATGCGCTGGCGGAGGGGATGCGTAAC
- a CDS encoding HEAT repeat domain-containing protein encodes MTDWRAERDRALFSLEHDRDPRLRAEAAELLFYLATEDASRAPELAPVLPRLLADKQVAVRRTGVGMATAVLSAEELPGFLAARASDEESLVRLEAAGRMADLVRADCRGSLARFLEDSSFEVRFEAARGMASLQHPAGLEVLLQALDKDLLRFRALGALAELGDARALPAVRDLFHRWLLPAFDRTQAAGVLARLGDAEGAAWLIKRSEPRRWNWAQDRALAVELCGEVKAPGALERLHSIVVDPRDKCRGAAARGLGRLGDARALPWLLALLDEPGVPEDFRLDAAEGLWLLAVPEGRARVRAALPAFSAEARSELTELIQEMP; translated from the coding sequence GTGACGGACTGGCGGGCCGAACGGGACCGGGCTCTCTTCTCCCTCGAGCACGACAGGGATCCTCGCCTGCGGGCCGAGGCGGCGGAGCTGCTCTTCTACCTCGCCACCGAGGACGCCTCGCGCGCGCCCGAGCTGGCCCCCGTCCTTCCGCGCCTGCTCGCGGACAAGCAGGTGGCGGTGCGCCGTACCGGGGTGGGGATGGCCACCGCGGTGCTCTCCGCCGAGGAGTTGCCGGGCTTCCTCGCCGCCCGGGCCTCCGACGAGGAGAGCCTCGTGCGCCTGGAGGCCGCCGGGCGGATGGCCGACCTGGTCCGGGCCGACTGCCGCGGCTCCCTGGCCCGCTTCCTGGAAGATTCCTCCTTCGAGGTCCGCTTCGAGGCCGCGCGCGGCATGGCCTCGCTCCAGCACCCCGCGGGACTCGAGGTGCTGCTCCAGGCGCTGGACAAGGATCTGCTGCGCTTTCGCGCGCTCGGGGCGCTCGCCGAGCTGGGTGATGCGCGCGCCCTGCCCGCGGTGCGCGACCTGTTCCATCGCTGGTTGTTGCCCGCGTTCGATCGCACCCAGGCGGCGGGGGTGCTCGCGCGGCTGGGTGACGCCGAGGGCGCGGCGTGGCTGATCAAGCGCAGCGAGCCGCGTCGGTGGAACTGGGCCCAGGACCGGGCCCTCGCCGTGGAGCTGTGTGGCGAGGTGAAGGCCCCGGGCGCCCTGGAGCGGCTGCACTCCATCGTCGTGGATCCCCGCGACAAGTGCCGGGGCGCGGCGGCGCGGGGCCTCGGCCGGCTGGGGGATGCGCGTGCCCTGCCGTGGCTGCTCGCGCTGCTCGACGAACCCGGAGTGCCCGAGGACTTCCGGCTGGATGCCGCCGAGGGCTTGTGGTTGCTCGCCGTTCCCGAGGGCCGGGCGAGGGTGCGCGCGGCTCTGCCCGCGTTCTCCGCCGAGGCCCGTTCCGAGCTCACCGAGCTCATCCAGGAGATGCCATGA